The genomic segment gtttgcattatatatttcaaattggtCTTATTTATAGTTGACGTGAAACTTTAACTATAGTTAATCATAAGATATCAAATAagtcaattataaaaaaaaaaaaactcaattttacTCATTTTAGTAATTGTTTTTGCTCTTTCAACATTTTGGTAATATAACACCTCTGACTCGATTGGAGCATGGTAAATATAAACCATGCCCAGTTTGGAATGAATGGAGTGCAAAACTAGAGGAGGTAAAGCTATTGTGAAAAATCGGCTGGATACTCTTTGAATGAAATTGGTAGTAAACGTCTGATGTCATCTTCAAACTTGGttagaataaaataacaattaatttctatatgttttgttGATTTATACAAAACTCGAATAGCAGCGGCTATGTGTAGATCACTTTGAttatgacaataaaataaacaatgtgTAGAtcacataaaagaaataacagcCACTAGTAACTCACAAGTAGCAGTGGAAAGTGCCATGTACTCAGTTTTAGAAGAAGATTTTGAAACTCTTTGTTGCTTCTTTGCTTTCTAAGAAATTAATGATGAACTAAAAAAGAAGCGATATCATGAAATGAATTTTCTAGAGTGAAGATAGGCAGTCAATCATCTATATGTTGCTACATCTTCATATTACTTACTTGCATCTTAATATAAACTGAATAGTGGAGTTTTGGCAGGCTTTGATCCAAGTAGACCAGATTCAATTAGAAGATCTAAATAATATTTCCTCTAGATTGATATTCCCAGTTTGGAATGTTCCACCTCTATAATACAAGGACCTAAATCCTTGATTTTCAAATTGGAGTCAAGAATAGACTTTATTATGGTGAATTAATCAAAATAGCTTGCAAGAACCACATCATTTACATAGATGAAAAGAGATGTGAAAATCTTCCCCATTTTtgaaagtgaatagtaaaagggTTAAACCATTTTCCGTTTGTATAATTTTGTAACCTTATGTTattcatgtaattttttttcatgtaaagtAAATGTTTACAAATTTATGATGGAATTTACAAGAAAATTTACTAGACTCTTACACGTTTACGTAAATTTTTGAGTTTGACAATGGAGtttttcataccatttcttgCCTGCTTTATTGAAACcatataaattgatgtaaatgCCAATTGTAGGCATATGTCAAAgccaacaaaatcaccattctAGTAAGCTTAGCTACTGGTGGTGGAAAAGTGTCCAAAAAAATCAAGACACATTTACctttattaactaattttacACCATTCAATTATACTAATCCTATCAGAATTTATTACACTTATAGTCTTAATATATGATGGAGGTTGGAATGAAGTAAACCTAAAAAGGCGGAACCCTAGATAGTGgtgaaaaggaaaagagaaagttaTATCTAAGAAATTGGAAAGGTTGGGGAAAAGTGGTGGAAAGCATAAGATGAGAATGTGAATGTTTGTGGTCCATGATTTGAAGTTGTGAACTGACAAGCACTATAGTTTGTGGTGCAATATGGAGTAGTTTGAATGAGGGTTCCCTTAACACATGAAAAAACTAACGGTGTCTAAAATCAAGAACGTGCCCACACAAACCTTCAATTTCCCTATTTCACGCCAATTTCAGCCTTTCATAAGATAAGAAACATCACCTTCCACTATCACTTCATGTATACACAACTAAGGGCATAGTAAGAAAGGTGTTTTTCATTATTGGTTActacttttattaaataatcacTAGAACTAAATATGATTGATCTGGTTCTTTTGTAATCTACATATAAACTATTTGATTGGCTTTTAGTGATATTGTTAATAAAagattgttaattatttttttaaaattgtaaaagacTTTCAAAAAGTAGCATGCAATGTTAACCTAAGTGCACAATAAATCTAGTAGTCGCTCAAACGAGAGGATAATTGAAGCTCCTAAGATTTAATATGTCAGAATTTGTCCAACAACTACGGACAACGTCCAATAACAGCCAAGTCAGTGAATTCTTTAACTTTAGAGTTGCTCAACAATAATATTAGCTTTCAACAACGAGTGAGTCATTAAACTCTTTGACTTCAACGTCGTCTAACAACTCAATCCTCTTAGTGAGTCGTCTGCATAATGTAGAAGACCAAAACCTACTAATTTCATATCATTCCAACCATATCAAACAAATCTAATGCTTCTTATAGATCACAAAACATATCAACCAACtcaattcattatatttatagtatCATTCACAAAGTATTACCAATTTCATCACACAACTTacatatacaaataaatatttctacttctaaattcacaaacaattataaataattaataatattattacaatatCATAGCCACATTcagttaattaaataattttaaaacataaaataactaaaattatctTCCTTCACTTGTGACCCAGCTCAAACAATTCTAAAAACATCAAAACGTCTTTAACTTCACATAATGCTCTATTTACACACATAAACATCACAAGAACAATTATGACCATACcattatgataatttattagTAAGGActtcaatataatattaaaaagatacacACAAGCGAAGTAAGGCTCACATTGaacataaaatagaaataaaccAAGAAAAAGATTGAAACTTAACTTATTCAAATTAAgaaattgattaaattgaaGGGTTTGTTACAAGGATCAATCTCACGAGATCTTGATTCtttaatcaaacaaacacaGATAAAAAACTCTCAAAGAGAAATTAGAGAACTTTAAcaaaaattagataaattgtgtattttaaaataataaaattataaaaaaaaaactatttatattaaatctttttaatattaaaataatgaagtctcaatacttttaaattttaaaatgtcatttaTTAGGTCTAAACATTCAATATTGTATTACTCTCTTTATCTCATggtaatacaaataaaaatcaatttttatggttaaatttataaaaaatataaaataaaaataactataaaatgaatcatttttataattttattataagtgtgtatttttttagaattaattattcaattttaaaaacagaaattcaaaatagtATTGAATGTCTATATATATCAATACTCAACATTATATAACctctttatttatactaataaaaatacaCGCATTATGCGTGTCTATTTacttttgataataaaaaataaaagattattttttattattaaatttataaaaaatataaagtaaatatagaataaataatgtttataatgCTATTATAAGTATGTAGAATTTTTAGGAGTagttattgaatttaaaaaaaatcaaaatcaaaagaataaataaatttacttatattAATAAGGATAAAATTGGTATTGAAATGTACACACTAAAATAgctattacaaatatttataagaaaatatcaCCTTTATAGATAGTTATAAATGATTGTGTGTTTTCTCTCAGGAAGGTTTTTGTAACAGATAAAAAATAGACATTTGTGTTTGTATACAACGTCAAAAAAAACATGAGTATTTTACTCTTGTAGTTAAGCAATGTTTTCACATGTTACAATTCAAAAGAGAATTATAGATGGTTGAAACTGGTGTCCAAcaacagagaaaagaaaaactgtCAGAAGACGATTAACTGAAGAATGCATTCAAATGTACCACTTTCCACAATTATGTTGCCTACCAAACTTGACCAAAGATTGAAATAAGCACCGAAACTCATGATATCAGCTCTTAATCATGAGACATGGTAATGGTATCATGGCCAACTTATCACTTCCATTCAATAATGTGTGATGAGAAAGCACTGAAGCATTGATGTCAATATCCACCAACTTTCACTGtaaaaatatactatataaCTGCTATATACcaagtttcattatttcaaATGCATTTCCAACCTTAGTGCATATCAGAGAGAAACACTATCCTCCTCTGAAAAATGTCAGACATTCTCAAAAACCCAGAAAATTTTGTAGTTAAGGTGAGTAGGAAAAGTGTTGTGAAAGCACTGAATCCTCCACAAGAACCATTTTCAATCACTCTCTCAAATCTTGACCTGCTTTCAGGTCGTTTTCCTGTTACATACTTGTATTTCTACCGCAAACCAGAATCAGATAACTTCAAGGCTTTTGTTGATGCTCTTAAAAGCTCTCTGGCACAAATACTTGATCACTATTATCCCTTTGCTGGCCAAATTGTTCAAAATCCCAAAACCAGTGAGCCTGAGATCATATGTGACAACAATGGTGCTCTAATCATTGAAGCACACACAGATACCCCATTAAAGAGTGTAGATTTTTATGATCTCAATGAAACTCTTCAAGATAAGGTAGTCTCAGTTGAACCAGATTTCCCCACGCAAATTCAGGTGACTGAATATTCATGTGGAGGTATGTCTATAGCCTTTACTTTTGATCATGCATTAGGTGATGCCAGTTCCTTTGGTAAGTTCATTGCTTCCTGGTGTGAAATGGCTCAAAAGAAACCACTCTCCTGCATACCAGACCATACTAGACACCTTCGTGCACGTTCTTCTCCCAATTATCAACCATCGTTGGATCAAAATTTTGTGAGGTGCACCATGGAAGAGATACAGAACATGCCAATGAACCATATCTCACTGAAACGCCTTTATCATATCAAAGCATCAAGCATCAACATGCTGCAGAAACTTGCTTCTGGGAATGGAGTCAAGAAAACAAAGATTGAGGCTTTCTCCGCGTATGTATGGAAGATAATGATTGGTAGCATTGATCAAAGGCATGAAAAGTGCAAGATGGGTTGGTTGGTGGATGGAAGAGAAAGGATGGGAAGAGGAGAGAACTTGATGTCAAATTACATTGGTAATGTGCTGTCTGTGGCATTTGGGGAGGCAAGTATTGAAGAATTGAAAAAAGGGTCTATATCAGACATTGCTAACACAGTGCATGAGGCAATTTCAAAGGTAAACAATGAGGATCATTTTTTGGAGTTGATTGATTGGATTGAGTGTCATAGGCCTGGTTTGATGCTAGCAAAGGCAGTGTTGGGTGAACAAGTACCAACCCTAGTGGTGTCCTCAGGACAAAGGTTTCCTGTTACTGAGGTTGACTTTGGATTCGGGAGACCCTTGCTAGGGACAGTTTACACTAGCATTCCAAGGGTAGGAGTTGGATACATGAACCAAAGGTTAAGTGCCAAGGGTGATGGTTCATGGACTGTGTCTGCCATTTTGTGGCCAGAACTGGAAGATGCATTGCTGAATGACCCAATTTTCCACCCCATGTCTGTTTCTCATCTTCAACTTTAGTGCACTACATGCTTTCATCTTCTTTATGGTTCGGTATCAGCGTTTGTCTgtcagttttatttattttagaaagtaTTCCAATAAATAATGCCTAtctttatcaaatatatatatatatatatatatatatatatatatatatatatatatatatatatatatatatatatatatataaatgagacaaaaatcaatttttaactatttttaataatttataaaaaaaattgtataaacaaCTAAAACCATGTTATCCCTACACAACttcaatgaaaattaaaaaaaaaagtgccaAAAATTGTGTCAAACGAGTAAGATATCTTGACGGTAAAATCGTATCAAACTAACATAACTagtacatttttataattttcttcaaaTGCATCCATTCCGATAAcataacttgaaaaaaaaatatatatcattttagtGCTTTTGCCATCCAGTAACTGAGTAACGGAgataaacacaatagaattagACATAACTAGTTCAATATTATGATAATAGAGACACAAGCACGAAGCCTTTGTTGAAGTTTGTTCTTTATatcacttaattttcttttttgccGAACTCGTTTATAGCTTCTACAAACTACGAAATTTGTCCTTTGatggacattttttttttatcttacttTTTTCCCCACTAAAAAACGTGTGACTGTGTGTGCCACGTTCAGTACGACACTTGCATTATGTTTGACAACTTTGCAAATATATGGAAAATAGGTCAAGGTATCCTTCGTTAAGACATACAATATCTAGTGAGAACTAGCACCTTGGGAAAAATCCTGCCGAGGGCAAAAGATGGCAGCAACACGTAGCCATTTACATAATCAACCACGACAATACATCCATTACGGCAGCTTCGCTCACCAAAAACATAACTTCTCCAGCAACAAAAATGCATACAGTAAGCAGAACTTCATTTTCTCAATCAGTAGATTCCAGCATGTCATCCCAATAAAGTGACAACTTCCTCTCTATAGTGGTTGTTCAACAGGAAAGAAGAAATCCTGTATCCTTCACTTTTCATCTCCCAAGCTATATATGCAGTTACATATATAAAATGGCACTGTCAACCCTACACAATCAGGGAATATGACATCTAAGAAGTGTTTCACCAGCTTCAGTATTCGACTCATCTATTAATTTCTTTGGAATTTCCTTTTTAGCTTGTGTGACTTCGAAGGtgctttaaaattttgagtgCTGGACATCTTCACGTTTCTCTTCCCACCACCACCAATGAAACTTTTGTTCCCACTTTTCTTGCCTTTTCTACTTTCTTCTGGCCTACTTCTCTTGGGTAAACTTAATCCATCACTACTGGTAGATTTAAATGGTTCCTTTTGGCCAGGCTTGACTGTCTCAAATTTGTTGtctctctttcttttgttgCTCTTTATTGAATCTTTATCTGGGGTAGCTGCTCTTCCAGGCTTCCTCCACTCTGGCCTAAAAAGGGTGAGAAAAAAGAGGACTCACAATCAGCTTCGAAGAAACAAAAActcaattcatttttttcagaAGCAACTAAATATACCTCTTGGTAAAAGAATCTTGAGGGATATTTTCTGAATCTTTAGTGACTGCTTCACTTGATTTGCCATGCCGGTTCTGCAAGTCAATAGACACcataatataaacttttatcAAATCTGTACAATCAGTAAGCAGTACACCATCTACATATATTACAAGTTTAAAATGAGCTAGAAAGTAGTGCAAAATCCAAAgcaagaaaaaggagaaaagaattTCCCACCAACCAACAAATGATTAATCAAAGTTTTATTGTGAATATTCTTTTAGCCACGGAGTTTCCTAATTGATCTTGACTTTAAAAAATCCGATGGAATCacaatacaaatattaataaaaaaaatctaaggcATAAAATATCCCAGATGACAATGAGaatagatgaaaataaaactaacgGAAATAAGGAACCTTAAACGTGCTGTTAGCTTTCATAATGAGAAGAAATTTAATCTCTTTGTTTCTATTCTTcgtacatattttaatttaacaatttttccaaccaatttaattttaaaaagaaatttaacaaTTAATCTACCAATTTGACAAAAATCACTCTAATAAGAGTTGATGTATCCCAGAAAAAACAGTAGGGAAAAATAGGAACTAAAAGGAGAGCAGGTATAACCTTTGCTAAATAAGAACTGAAATTTGCTTGAATTTTTATCCTTTAAAGCACAAGCCTAATCATTCAAAAGCCCAATCTTGATATGAATTTTTAAGCTACTATTTGCTGACCTTCATGGATTTGCATACAATTCTGTATGTAACATAGCTAGGCCGACACCAAACTTAAACTATAGAAGAACCATTACAATCATAATCTTTTAATCAATACTAAAAACAGTACCTCTAGAACAGTCTTGAGAAAAAACTTGTATTTCTCCGGGGTAACCAGTTTGACAGCAGCAGAACCACACTTCcgtaataatatttcaaatataacagTGACctgcagaaaataaaaacacattattCCGATAGATCTGTAAAGTATGCAGATCAATGTGTTCATGTTGTGCAGGTGCATGTGCATCTAATTTAGCACACACCAGCATGTTTAAGACCGAGCTAAACATTAGATATTGTTCATACCTTTGATCTAAAATGATGTCTTGAGACAGACGACCAGGGGAGGATTTCAGTAATAACATCTGACAAAATATTCTGCAGCTCCCTTGCTTGTAAGCTAGATACCATCACTTTAACAAAGCCCAAGACAGCCTATTACAGATGTAAAATTAAACAACGATAACAGCAAGATGTTCAAACTCAAAATATGATCGTAAAAACGTATAACACTCACTTTTATGATTTCCACATCTTTGGTTTGCAGCAGAGATAAAAGAGAGGGGACAAGGCCTGAAACAGATATTAAAAGACTTGTATCCTGGTATACCAATACAGACAGCGCAGACACTGCTCCACTTTTTATATGAGGAGATGATCCAGAAAGGTATCCCATTATCTGTATATTGAGAGTATATGAGAGTATAAGTTACTGACACGTTTCCACCTCACACAATGGACACAGCATTGATTGCGTGATTGTTagcttatataaaaaaaaaaaaaaacataaatagagCATGATAAACGTGGGAAGTTCGATACTTAATAGAGCGATATCCCACAAGCATATTTAGGAGCAGCCTAGTTAGTAGCTCAAATCTTAGTGATCCtctgaataaaacaaaattgaaatcatgcatggACTTACCATGCTAACTAGTTTGTGATATGGTTCAATAGAACCAACACATAATGAGTCTCTCAGGGTAGAACTTAAATTTATGAGCAAATCATATGCTTCTTTCCTAGTTTCATCCTTGCCCTAAACAGAACCATTGGACATAAATCAGTACTAAATTTAAGCCAAAGATCTTTCAAGAATATGAATGGCAAGTATTTCATATACTTACATCCTTTAATGTGAGAATAATTTCATTGAGAATAAGAAAAACCTTCGAGTTCTCCTCTTCTTCTAAATTAGCCTGCAGAATACACacgtatatatataaaaaaagaaatgacCACTCAATAATGTACAATATTACGACTGGATATAAATTATATGGACCCCTCCCATCCTCCTTCAAAGACCAAAGAGCAAGAAATACAAAGATAGTCAAAATAACTGgactaacaagcaaaacccagTAAGAAAACATGTCTAATATGCTATAACTTTTTGAAAGGCTCTTCACAGAATACTAAAAGGAAAAAACCATGCATATATCAAACAAAAGTGGCATGTACATTTGCTAAACCAGCCTCACTGTAATTTCAACAatcaaaggaaaagaaattgcaACAGAAGTTTCTTTAGAGACATAATCATATAAACTTATATAAGAATGTTTGTAACAACTCTGAAAACCTACTGCGTACAAGTGTTTTTGGAAACAAGCACAGCAATTTCAATGCTGCAAGTTGGTTGCcggttaattttatttaaaaagtttatggcactcaataaaaaatttaattggcatttaaaattattttaataaaaaaaataaaaaatgtagatGTACATTAGTCAAAGATAAAGACATCAAGTTAAATCTTGAATGTGAAGCTATAAATGAACTAGAACCAAAATAGACAAAGCAGTCAGGCTAGCTATCCAGTTTTGGTGAGTTTAAATACAGCGTCAATTGAAAATGACACATGGACTAAACAATATAAGGAGTTGGATACTAAAATAGATTTCTGCAACATAGTCGCCAAAAAATTTATAGAACCATGTCATACATATCTaagatgataaattttaaataagaatgaaacattatcataattcataacTGAGAATTCTGACCTTCATTGCATGTACCATCAGCAGGCGAAAACAAGAATATCGACTTCTAAGAGATGTAATTGCAGTTGGAGGTTTTAATCCATGTAATAAATCAATTAGCTCAACGTATCGAGAAGAAGAGAAGCATGGATTCTCCTGCATCATTCAGCAACAATACTGAGATAGACAGACAGAgttgaaagagagaaaaacatgGAAGATATGATGAACCCAGAACTGCAAAAACAGGTTGAATCCCAGCCCACCATGAGTTTTCGTCATGATGTGTTGGAAGGCCCATCAATGCAACACCTTGTGGCAACCCATTAAGGAAACCaatcaagataaaaaaatgGGCCAGTAGcccattaacaaaaaaatagaaGGATCAATTGCTGTGTAAAGTAAGGAAGAAAACCTCGCCTCTCCAAAATGAAAAGAAACCATCTGTCATTATGCGCAACCATCACCAAATCCCCACAAGTTGGTCCGGTCAGCACAGGTTCAGCCTAATGAGTCAAGTTCTAAGTGAATCAAGCGACTTTTTTTATATACCTAAAATGTTCCTAATTTTTCCAATCCATCCTGACCCAAACTAGTGATGGGCCATTTTGGCCTATGGATTTCAGCCCGTTTTGAAATCTATactcatttaatatattaaagcaATAAATACAACATTCACTAGGAACAtaactaaataacaaaataaatcataaaatagaaaaaataaaacctaacaGCACCTAGGGTACACACTACAACAgtatagatatataaaaaagatatcaaatatttcttagATTTTCTAAGAGATACATAGATAGTCAGATAACAAGACTAAGAGggagaaaatgaaacaaaaaaatctcaaacaaaTCCAGACCTCCAAAATTTTTCTCAATGTGTTGTATGCTTCGAGATGAACACTCTCATCACTTTCCTGTAAAACCAAAAGCATAcatgaaattattttacaaaattatatagttagtcaaaagaattaaagaaaacagTAAGATCAATTAAAAGTATTCTCCAAACTTTGAAAAATACCTGAAATGAATGTAtggttaaattataaattttctcaaGCAGATCATCCTTTGCTCCTTCAACTAGGCAAGATACCATTTCCAATATCAGACACCTGAAGAACAAAATGACTTAGTTTTGGTAttcattatataataacaaaaaattgaaaggTAGTAACAGGTTATCAGGGCATATGGTTTGGATATTATTAATTTCAGATTTGGAAACATCATTTTATAGCTCAAGAAGATGTAATTGTGTAAAAGCTCAGCCATTCCACTAATATGTATGAAGGCTTGCTTCTGAACAAGATTCATAACTGAATAAACAGTTTCAATTAATTTTGTCCAACTaccaaaaataaacaaatgttATTACTATCAGGCACCAACACTTTAAAACTTGAACCAGTTGGCAGTAGGCACGCAAATGATTCATTAAATCTCTTAACATGTTTCACCCACAAAAGTCTTCCAGAATGAAACACAGACAATCTCCCAAccttttatttatcataaatgtAAGTTTTAGAAGAATGCAGAAGTTAAGGATTAAACTCTTGACCAAGTTGGCAATATACCATTAAATTGTTCGGTGTAAGCGCatgaatgattttattttactacataATTTTGCAATATACAGCCaaaattagatgaaaaataGAGTCTTTAGATTGATAACTCCCAAGAATCACTCAATTATTTTGCTGTACGTGTTGGTAAATGGCATACTTCTATAATTAAACTTAGAGGAACTATGCATAATCTTCTGTCACAAATCAGGTACTGCAGTGTAGCCATCAAAGGAAATAATAAACCTATGTGACCACATAATCAACAAGATGCTGACTCCGTAGATCGGATCAAAAAACAGcagaaaaaaatattaccaTCTCagttaagaaacaaaaaagaaatgcaAAACCAATATAATTTGAGAAATGCTAACAGACACCAATACTGAAAATTACTCTTGTATAAATTAATCATTGTACCTCTGAGAGCATCCCTTCAAGTCACTTTGATCACTGTCTACCTCTCCAGGACTTGACAATACTTTAGCTTCACCTTCACAATCTACAAGTTGAGACCTCTTAAGCAGAGACAGAAGAAGCTCTTTGATTACAGAAGAATCAGTGACAGACGCTAGGCACCCAATTGCTCcctgaaaaagaaaggaaacaaatGTTCCAAATTACTTAAACATTATCAAAACGTCAATATAACGTAAATAATGACCAAGATCAGAAAGCAGTTGACAACTAAGTGTAAACAAGATATCAACCAGCATTCTAAGGGCAAGAAAAGCAAGAGGCAACATTAAAAGCCAATAATGTTCAGcctagaaattcttcaaattatATAACTGGCCCAAGTAGAATAAGACCATTCCACCATAATAGCTAATTCATGCATTTTCTACAACAAAATAGAACATAAGAGAAAGGTATCATTCTATATGGGAGAATGAGTAACACAAGTGATAAATGCAGAACCTTTAAAGATAAGCGTGCTTCAGGAAGTGAACTGATAAATAAATCTGATAAAACATACAACAACTGATTTGAACAAGACGCCAATGACTTTATGTTTTTGGTAGCAGCTTTCTTTGAATAAGTAGGTTGCATGCTGAACTCCGATAGAAAATCATATTCACCAAGGCAATCTTCCATACTCTTTTTAGGGCTAAGTGCAGCTTTGTTCTCATTTACAAGAATCTGCACAAAATTCATAACCattttagaaggaaaaagaactgaaaaaataaaaaggatataacaacaaaatttacaagGGTCTCCCCACTAGTTTGTGGAAGTGTTACCTGCAATGCCTTGGAAACATTTTGATGCATGGAAGGATCCTTCTTAAGAAAAGTAATAAGGACATCAGAGAGACGAGTACAATTTTGGTAAGTATCAGTTGCATGACGACAAAAGGCAGGCAGCAGTCCCCGAAGGTCATGAGCACAGGCCATCATTTCCTGACTAATCTCTGACTTTCTGACTGAAAGAAACAGGAAAAAATTTGCTCCccaatttaaacaaaaaagtgATTGTCGTAAGACTGGAATTGTACGGACAGCGGCAAAGGGGAAAAATATTTGAGAACAAGAAAACATACAATGTTTTTCTCTAGTTGTTTTTCTAAATCATCAGAATATCCCAAATTATCTAATTGCTACAAATTAGTTTCCTTTTCCtattattgtttatataaacaaaatggaCAAGTAATTATCTTTCACTATTTACAGACACAATTATTTTGAGAAGCTTCtctgctttcaaagtaatagaaAATCAGACAAGCTTTGTCGATCTCTAAGtcaaaaatgtaaagaaaaaggGGGATGGGAACCAGGCTCAAAGCAATGCAAGTGGTAATGACAGAGAGGGgataaacataagaaaaaaaactcaAGCTTCCTCCaccttaaaagaaaagaaaaaaaaatgaagaaagaaaacagCCTCAAAGcacataacataaaatatacCTTTTCGACTAGCCTTCTTAAAGGACTTGGCAAGAGGCATGATATGGTCCATGTAGTATGAAAGTGATGCACCACTGACATAGCGCTTCAAGATTGGTAGTAGCCAAATATTTGAATAAGTATAGCTGTGTTCATCAAGGGATATAGGTACAAGTGAAAGAAATTTCTCTATACCCATAGCATAAACAGCACACCCAATGCATTTCTGAAGCTGCATAAAAATGAAAAGCAGATGAGTCAGCAATCAGTTTAAATTGTACCAAACCAGAAATAACTGTAATAAAAAAGTACTAGTAGTAAGTAGTAATTAAATGTTTTCGAGAAAAAAGATTAT from the Vigna angularis cultivar LongXiaoDou No.4 chromosome 3, ASM1680809v1, whole genome shotgun sequence genome contains:
- the LOC108325391 gene encoding coniferyl alcohol acyltransferase, producing the protein MSDILKNPENFVVKVSRKSVVKALNPPQEPFSITLSNLDLLSGRFPVTYLYFYRKPESDNFKAFVDALKSSLAQILDHYYPFAGQIVQNPKTSEPEIICDNNGALIIEAHTDTPLKSVDFYDLNETLQDKVVSVEPDFPTQIQVTEYSCGGMSIAFTFDHALGDASSFGKFIASWCEMAQKKPLSCIPDHTRHLRARSSPNYQPSLDQNFVRCTMEEIQNMPMNHISLKRLYHIKASSINMLQKLASGNGVKKTKIEAFSAYVWKIMIGSIDQRHEKCKMGWLVDGRERMGRGENLMSNYIGNVLSVAFGEASIEELKKGSISDIANTVHEAISKVNNEDHFLELIDWIECHRPGLMLAKAVLGEQVPTLVVSSGQRFPVTEVDFGFGRPLLGTVYTSIPRVGVGYMNQRLSAKGDGSWTVSAILWPELEDALLNDPIFHPMSVSHLQL